TCGTGCATACGGCGCGGCCGAGCTTCTCCAGCCCCTGGTGGGTAGGGTTTGGGGCTTCCGCGGGTGAAGCGGCGCAGAATCGATTCGGATTCAGCGGTTCCGAGCCGCCAAGTTCTCGCCCTCCGTGCTGGCGGAAATCGAGAACTGGGGCGTGGAGGACGTGTGCATCACCGTCTGCGACGGGCTCAAGGGCCTGCCGGAGGCAATCAACAAAGTCTGGGAGCTCCGTGGTCCAGAAATTCATCGTCCATCTGATCCGAAACACCATCCGTTACGCCGCCCGCCAGTACTGGGACGAAATGTCACGGCACGATGGACCGCACGGTGGAAGCCTGCCCGGAACGGAGGAGAAGCGCAGCGACGGCTATCTCCGACCGCTGGCAGGCAACACACTCCGGCTTCCAATTGTCCCGAGCCGACGCCCGGCCCTGCACTCTGCTTACAATCGATACCTCAATCAACTACTGAGGGACCCATGAAGAAACTCGCCACCGCCCTGATCGCCACCGGACTCCTCCTCTCCGCATCGGCGTGCTCCGCACCGACGAAACTGACCACTGCCGAAACTTGCGAGCGGGTCAAGACCGTTTTGTCGAGCCCGGCTAACGGCATCGGCAAGACGGGGCTGAACCGCCTCGCAAACCAGATCCGGCCCATCGAGGCAGTGGCCTCGGACGACCTGAAATCCGCGCTGCAGTCGATCATCGAATACACGGACGAGTCGGCGAAATCAAGCCCGGACTCGGAGAAGCTCTCCGAGCTGCAGTCCGGTTATAAGCAGGCCGGCACCACCTTCGCCCAATTCTGCAGCTAAGGCTTCAGCTGAGCATTTCCGGTGCGGGCGGCGGAGGGCAAGATCGTGACCGGGACCTTCGTGACCGCGTTGAAGCGATAGTGGTTGGTACTGCGCCCTTAGACCTCCGCCACCGGAGCCGCAAACTGCGCGGCATACAACGCGGCGTACGCCCCACCACCGGCCAGCAGCTCCGCATGCGTCCCCTGCTCCACGATCTGCCCGGCCTCCATCACCAGAATCAAGTCGGCGTCGCGGATCGTGGACAGCCGGTGGGCGATCACGAAGCTCGTCCGGTCCGACCGCAGCGCGCTCATCGCCTTCTGCACCAGCACTTCGGTGCGGGTGTCCACCGAGCTCGTCGCCTCGTCCAAAATCAAAACAGAAGGCCGTGACAGGAACGCCCGGGCGATGGTGAGCAGCTGCTTCTCGCCCGCGCTCACGTTGCCGCCCTCGTCGTCGAGCACTGTGTCATAGCCCTCCGGCAGCGAATGGACGAACCGGTCCACATACGTCGCCGTCGCGGCCTCCAGAATCTCGGCCTCGGACGCATCCGGCCGGCCGTAGGCGATGTTGTCCCGGACAGATCCGCCGAACAGCCACGTGTCCTGCAACACCATCCCCATCCGCGAGCGCAGCTCGTTGCGCGTCATGGCGGTGACGTCCACGCCGTCGAGCGTTATCCTCCCGGCATCCAGCTCGTAGAAGCGCATCATCAGGTTCACCAGGGTGGTCTTCCCCGCCCCGGTGGGCCCCACGATCGCCACGGTCTGCCCGGGCTCCGCGACCAACGTCAAATCAGAAATGAGCAGCCTGTCAGCCGAGTAGGAAAACGAGACGTTCTCGAACACCAGCCGCCCGCGCCCGCTAACAGGAGACGCGGCCGGTGAGGGATCCGCACTCTGCTCCTCGGTATCCAGCAGCTCAAACACCCGCTCGGCGGACGCAACACCGGACTGCAGCAGATTGGCCATCGACCCCAGCTGGGCCAGCGGCTGGGTGAACTGCCGCGAGTACTGGATAAACGCCTGCACGTCGCCCAGCTGCATCGCGCCGGAAGCCACCTGCAGCCCGCCCACCACCGCTATCCCCACGTAAACCAGGTTGCCGATGAACGTCATGGCCGGCATGATCAGGCCGCTGATGAACTGGGCGCCGAAGCTCGCCTGGTACAGCTCCACATTCTTCTGCCGGAACCTCTCCTCCACCTCCCGCTGGCGGCCGAACACCTTCACCAGCGCGTGGCCCGTGTACGTTTCCTCGATCTGGCCGTTCAGCTCCCCCGTGTTCTTCCACTGCGCCACGAACAGCTTCTGCGAGCGCTTGGCGATGAGCGCGGTGGTCACCAGCGTCAGCGGAATGGTCACCAGCGCAATGACGGCGAGCGTGGGAGAGAGCAGGAACATCATCACCAGGACCCCGGCCACCGTGAGGATGGACGAGACCGCCTGGCTCAGCGACTGCTGCAGGCTCTGGGAAATATTGTCGACGTCGTTCGTCACCCGGCTGAGCAGCTCGCCGCGCTGGATCGAATCGAAGTAGCGCAGCGGCAGGCGGTTGATTTTCGCCTCGATCCGCTCGCGCAGCCGGTACACGGTGCGCTGCACGACGCCGTTGAGCACGTACGCCTGCACCCAGCCGAACGCCGAGGCCAGGACATACAGCGCCAGCGCCCACAGCAGCACCGAGGAGAGCGCCGCGAAGTCGATCCCGGTGCCGGGGGTCAGCGTCATGGCACTGAGCATGTCCGCCTGGGAATCCTCGCCGGCCGCGCGCAGCCGTGCAATCACGTCGGCTTTGCTCACCCCGGCCGGGAGCTGCTTGGACACCACGCCGGAGAAGATCAGGTTGGTGCCCTCGCCCAGCAGCCGCGGGCCGATCACGGAGAACGCCACGCTGCCCACCGCAAGCGCCAGGACCAGCACCAGCCACAGCCGCTCGGGGCGCAGGGTGCCCAGCAGGCGCTTGGCGGACGGCCCGAAGTTCATCGCCTTTTCGGCGGGGATGTTCATCCCGGCGAAGGGTCCGCCTCGCCCCGGCCCGCCGGCAGGCCGGGGAATGCGTTCGACGGCGGGCGCACCGGCGGGCGCGGCCGCTCCGGGCCGGTTACCACGGACAGTGCTCATGCCGCCTCCTCCGCTGCCAGCTGGGAGGACACGATCTCCTGGTACGTCTCCGAGTCCTCCAGCAGCTCGTCATGCGTTCCGCGTGCCACCAACCGCCCGTCCTCCAGCACCAGGATCTGGTCCGCGTCCACGATGCTGGAGACGCGCTGCGCGATGATCACCAGCGTTGCCCCCGAGGTGTCGTGCTTCAGGGCCTGCCGCAGCCTGGCATCCGTCGCGGTGTCCAGCGACGAGAACGAGTCGTCGAAGATGTAAAGCTCCGGACGTTTCACGAGCGCCCGGGCGATGGCGAGCCGCTGCCGCTGCCCGCCGGAGACGTTGGTGCCGCCCTGCGAAATGGGCGCATCCAGGCCGCCCTCCATCTCCAGGACGAAATCCTGCGCCTGCGCGGTCCTCAGCGCCTGCCAGAGTTCGTCCTCGGTCGCATCCGGTTTGCCGTACAGCAGGTTGCTGCGCACGGTGCCGGAGAACAGGTACGGCTTTTGCGGAACCAGCCCGATGTGACCCCAGAGCAGGTCCGGGTGCAGCTCGCGGACGTCCACGCCGTCGATCCTCACCGAACCGCTGGTGGCGTCAAAGAGCCGGGGCATCAGGTTCACCAGGGTGGTCTTCCCCGAGCCGGTGCTGCCGATGATCGCCGTCGTCTCCCCCGCGTCGGCGGTGAAACTGATGCCGCCCAGGACGGGCCGTTCGGCACCCGGGTAGGCGAATCCGACGTCGCGCATTTCCAGTTCGCCGCGGCCGGCGGTCCCGCTGACGGGATTCGCCGGAGGGCGCACGCTGGATTCGGTTGCCAGCACCTCGCCGATGCGGTCCGCCGAGACGGCCGCGCGCGGAATCATCACGGCCATGAACGTGGCCATCATGACGGACATCAGGATCTGCATGAGGTAGCTCAGGAAGGCGATCAGGGTGCCCACCTGCATGGAGCCGTCCTCGATCCGGAACGAACCGAACCAGATCACGGCCACGCTGGAGACGTTGAGCACCAGCATCACCACGGGGAACATGAGCGCCATCAGACGGCCGGCCCGCAGCGCAACGTCCGTGACGTCGTCGTTCGCTGTCGCGAACCGCGCGGTCTCCACA
This genomic interval from Micrococcaceae bacterium Sec5.7 contains the following:
- a CDS encoding ABC transporter ATP-binding protein — encoded protein: MSTVRGNRPGAAAPAGAPAVERIPRPAGGPGRGGPFAGMNIPAEKAMNFGPSAKRLLGTLRPERLWLVLVLALAVGSVAFSVIGPRLLGEGTNLIFSGVVSKQLPAGVSKADVIARLRAAGEDSQADMLSAMTLTPGTGIDFAALSSVLLWALALYVLASAFGWVQAYVLNGVVQRTVYRLRERIEAKINRLPLRYFDSIQRGELLSRVTNDVDNISQSLQQSLSQAVSSILTVAGVLVMMFLLSPTLAVIALVTIPLTLVTTALIAKRSQKLFVAQWKNTGELNGQIEETYTGHALVKVFGRQREVEERFRQKNVELYQASFGAQFISGLIMPAMTFIGNLVYVGIAVVGGLQVASGAMQLGDVQAFIQYSRQFTQPLAQLGSMANLLQSGVASAERVFELLDTEEQSADPSPAASPVSGRGRLVFENVSFSYSADRLLISDLTLVAEPGQTVAIVGPTGAGKTTLVNLMMRFYELDAGRITLDGVDVTAMTRNELRSRMGMVLQDTWLFGGSVRDNIAYGRPDASEAEILEAATATYVDRFVHSLPEGYDTVLDDEGGNVSAGEKQLLTIARAFLSRPSVLILDEATSSVDTRTEVLVQKAMSALRSDRTSFVIAHRLSTIRDADLILVMEAGQIVEQGTHAELLAGGGAYAALYAAQFAAPVAEV
- a CDS encoding ABC transporter ATP-binding protein; the encoded protein is MLWKLLVQYLRPHQRLLIAVVVFQLAQSIASLYLPTLNADIIDEGVAKGDTGYILRLGSVMLLITLLQIACAVTAVYFGAKAAMGLGRDLRGAVFTRVGEFSEQEVTRFGAPSLITRSTNDVQQVQQLVLMSATLMVAAPMLSIGGVIMAIRQDAQLSWLIAVSVPVLLVAVGLIVVRMVPLFRKMQVRIDTVNRVLREQLTGIRVVRAFVREDVETARFATANDDVTDVALRAGRLMALMFPVVMLVLNVSSVAVIWFGSFRIEDGSMQVGTLIAFLSYLMQILMSVMMATFMAVMIPRAAVSADRIGEVLATESSVRPPANPVSGTAGRGELEMRDVGFAYPGAERPVLGGISFTADAGETTAIIGSTGSGKTTLVNLMPRLFDATSGSVRIDGVDVRELHPDLLWGHIGLVPQKPYLFSGTVRSNLLYGKPDATEDELWQALRTAQAQDFVLEMEGGLDAPISQGGTNVSGGQRQRLAIARALVKRPELYIFDDSFSSLDTATDARLRQALKHDTSGATLVIIAQRVSSIVDADQILVLEDGRLVARGTHDELLEDSETYQEIVSSQLAAEEAA